One window of Quercus robur chromosome 5, dhQueRobu3.1, whole genome shotgun sequence genomic DNA carries:
- the LOC126725080 gene encoding uncharacterized protein LOC126725080 isoform X1, producing the protein MASKTLSRTGASPVNRFLSNPFLRQIRNPNPNQRIVSQGLDVTPKLFPSLSKFENSLHLPQYQNDAESIRKVASEGFVYPSGLPSLSFYLPEGEREREIMMMMKKNYRFFII; encoded by the exons ATGGCGTCAAAAACCCTATCCCGAACCGGAGCGTCGCCGGTGAACCGGTTTTTGTCAAACCCGTTTCTCCGGCAGATTCGGAACCCGAATCCGAATCAGCGGATCGTATCTCAGGGCCTCGATGTCACTCCGAAGCTATTCCCATCGCTCTCCAAGTTCGAAAACTCACTCCACTTGCCTCAGTACCAAAACGACGCCGAATCGATCCGAAAGGTCGCCTCCGAAGGCTTCGTATACCCCTCTGGCCTCCCTTCTCTCAGCTTCTACTTGCCAgaag gggagagagagagagagataatgatgatgatgaagaagaattatagattttttattatttaa
- the LOC126725080 gene encoding uncharacterized protein LOC126725080 isoform X3, with protein sequence MASKTLSRTGASPVNRFLSNPFLRQIRNPNPNQRIVSQGLDVTPKLFPSLSKFENSLHLPQYQNDAESIRKVASEGFVYPSGLPSLSFYLPEGFHEGGSHKR encoded by the exons ATGGCGTCAAAAACCCTATCCCGAACCGGAGCGTCGCCGGTGAACCGGTTTTTGTCAAACCCGTTTCTCCGGCAGATTCGGAACCCGAATCCGAATCAGCGGATCGTATCTCAGGGCCTCGATGTCACTCCGAAGCTATTCCCATCGCTCTCCAAGTTCGAAAACTCACTCCACTTGCCTCAGTACCAAAACGACGCCGAATCGATCCGAAAGGTCGCCTCCGAAGGCTTCGTATACCCCTCTGGCCTCCCTTCTCTCAGCTTCTACTTGCCAgaag GGTTTCATGAAGGTGGAAGCCACAAGAGATAA
- the LOC126725080 gene encoding uncharacterized protein LOC126725080 isoform X2, with the protein MASKTLSRTGASPVNRFLSNPFLRQIRNPNPNQRIVSQGLDVTPKLFPSLSKFENSLHLPQYQNDAESIRKVASEGFVYPSGLPSLSFYLPEGCWEREVKEIRN; encoded by the exons ATGGCGTCAAAAACCCTATCCCGAACCGGAGCGTCGCCGGTGAACCGGTTTTTGTCAAACCCGTTTCTCCGGCAGATTCGGAACCCGAATCCGAATCAGCGGATCGTATCTCAGGGCCTCGATGTCACTCCGAAGCTATTCCCATCGCTCTCCAAGTTCGAAAACTCACTCCACTTGCCTCAGTACCAAAACGACGCCGAATCGATCCGAAAGGTCGCCTCCGAAGGCTTCGTATACCCCTCTGGCCTCCCTTCTCTCAGCTTCTACTTGCCAgaag GTTGCTGGGAAAGGGAGGTGAAGGAGataagaaattag